The following proteins come from a genomic window of Pyxidicoccus sp. MSG2:
- a CDS encoding serine/threonine-protein kinase — MTMELQLLDGRVVLKGLLGEGGMGHVHRAFDSTLERAVAVKFLRGDDPRETERLVLEARLQARVEHENVVRVHAVGSLEGRACLVLQLVEGKTLADLATGLTLATRVELVRQAALGLDAAHRQGLVHRDVKPDNVLVEEGPGVPLARLGDFGLARGEEGGLTHSGFPAGTLEYMAPEQLAGRGPVDFRADVYALGATLYAVLAGHPPFRGLAEATGRSEPASLLRRILADEPPALGAAVPRELALVAACAMEREPAARYPSALAFAEDLGRFQRNEPVLARPPTLAYRATKWARRNPVAARAAAVAAAAVVLGVAWAAFAERRAGLDALEAARLGAEAQRMESAMRIAHLSPAHDLSPVYAAIRSTVDELRRADGSAGAAARAFAIGRGLQLLHDADPAREALERAWTLGFHPPEAALALGLLDGERYARERAQLPRIDDPKRKEGRIAALRARFREPAVARLRLVPTATDADRNLLEARIAFVEERHADAAALARRAREAGADPLEASTLEGEAWLHRSLAVYETRDLDGTLTPLAEALPALRRAAEIGRSAPRPRLLLARALMHEGVVRQQREPVRADRFEPALAVLAEGLALDPKDPDLLVVRSEIFAEKGRIARMLGTDPGPSLLAAVTSADAATRAAPANRSAWERLAWACLNYARELRDAHYEVGWAWEKGIAAATRAGELSPESSTPPSLLSQMYTDRAETTGIRGGDSTQDIEAALVAARRVAEIGDRPIVSRIMLSQAIREDATRRWSAGEAADARFAEAARIIGEAFSRGEAQSALAGFGVQIAVIWAESVLLEGRGPDAALAAVAPWAEMLRTRLDTDIIAAAQLAELAVLEVQAAVLAGREPGPELARAGPLLEKVVKAGVYPAMRGRMAEVELHRAAWLAGRGLDPLPALTAADRYAQLMKAEDASSPDGWRLETEVVLARPSPLAADLARARAAIDKALTFMPKDARLLALRGHVLAASGDLAGARATLEQARKRNGRLAWVKSLQARLH; from the coding sequence GGTCCGCGTGCACGCGGTCGGCTCGCTGGAGGGCCGCGCGTGCCTCGTGCTCCAGCTCGTCGAGGGGAAGACGCTCGCGGACCTCGCCACGGGCCTCACGCTCGCCACCCGGGTCGAGCTGGTGCGCCAGGCGGCCCTCGGGCTCGACGCCGCCCACCGTCAGGGGCTCGTGCACCGCGACGTGAAGCCCGACAACGTGCTGGTGGAGGAGGGGCCGGGCGTGCCGCTGGCGAGGCTCGGTGACTTCGGCCTCGCCCGCGGCGAGGAGGGCGGGCTCACCCACTCCGGCTTCCCAGCGGGCACGCTCGAGTACATGGCCCCCGAGCAACTCGCCGGCCGAGGCCCGGTGGACTTCCGCGCCGACGTCTATGCGCTCGGCGCCACCCTCTACGCGGTGCTCGCCGGGCACCCGCCGTTCCGCGGGCTCGCCGAGGCGACGGGGCGCTCCGAGCCAGCGAGCCTGCTCCGCCGCATCCTCGCCGATGAGCCGCCGGCCCTCGGCGCCGCGGTCCCCCGCGAGCTGGCGCTCGTGGCCGCGTGCGCGATGGAGCGGGAACCGGCCGCGCGCTACCCCTCGGCGCTCGCGTTCGCAGAGGACCTCGGCCGCTTCCAGCGCAACGAGCCGGTGCTGGCGCGGCCGCCGACGCTCGCGTACCGCGCCACGAAGTGGGCGCGGCGCAACCCGGTGGCGGCGCGCGCCGCCGCCGTGGCGGCGGCGGCGGTGGTGCTCGGCGTGGCGTGGGCCGCGTTCGCCGAGCGGCGGGCGGGCCTGGACGCGCTCGAGGCCGCGCGGCTGGGCGCCGAGGCGCAGCGAATGGAGAGCGCGATGCGCATCGCGCACCTGTCGCCCGCGCACGACCTCTCGCCGGTGTACGCGGCCATCCGCTCCACCGTGGACGAGCTGCGGCGCGCGGACGGCAGCGCCGGAGCAGCCGCGCGGGCCTTCGCCATCGGGCGCGGCCTCCAGCTCCTCCATGACGCCGACCCGGCCCGCGAGGCGCTCGAGCGGGCGTGGACGCTCGGGTTCCATCCCCCCGAGGCGGCGCTCGCGCTCGGCCTGCTGGACGGCGAGCGCTACGCGCGCGAGCGCGCACAGCTCCCGCGCATCGACGACCCGAAGCGGAAGGAAGGCCGGATCGCCGCGCTCCGGGCGCGCTTCCGCGAGCCCGCCGTGGCGCGCCTGCGGCTCGTCCCCACCGCGACCGACGCCGACCGAAACCTCCTCGAGGCCCGCATCGCGTTCGTGGAGGAGCGTCATGCCGACGCCGCCGCGCTCGCCCGGAGGGCGCGCGAGGCCGGGGCCGACCCGCTCGAGGCGAGCACACTCGAGGGCGAGGCCTGGCTGCACCGCTCCCTCGCGGTCTACGAGACGCGCGACCTTGACGGGACGCTCACGCCCCTGGCCGAGGCCCTCCCGGCGCTCCGGCGCGCGGCCGAGATTGGACGCAGCGCCCCCCGCCCCCGCCTCCTGCTCGCCCGGGCGCTCATGCACGAGGGCGTGGTCCGCCAGCAGCGCGAGCCGGTCCGCGCCGACCGCTTCGAACCGGCGCTCGCGGTCCTCGCCGAGGGGCTCGCCCTGGACCCGAAGGACCCGGACCTGCTGGTCGTGCGCTCCGAGATTTTCGCGGAGAAGGGGCGAATCGCACGCATGCTCGGCACCGACCCGGGCCCGAGCCTCCTCGCCGCGGTCACCTCCGCCGATGCCGCGACGCGGGCCGCGCCGGCGAACCGCTCCGCATGGGAGCGGCTCGCCTGGGCTTGCCTCAATTACGCTCGCGAGCTGCGCGATGCCCATTACGAGGTGGGCTGGGCCTGGGAGAAGGGCATCGCGGCGGCGACGCGCGCGGGCGAGCTCTCTCCCGAGTCGAGCACACCGCCTTCGCTGCTCTCGCAGATGTACACGGACCGCGCCGAGACGACCGGCATCCGCGGCGGCGACTCGACCCAGGACATCGAGGCGGCGCTCGTCGCGGCTCGCCGGGTGGCGGAGATTGGAGACCGCCCCATCGTGTCGCGCATCATGCTCTCCCAGGCAATACGCGAGGACGCCACCCGGCGCTGGTCGGCCGGCGAGGCGGCCGACGCGCGCTTCGCGGAGGCGGCCCGCATCATCGGCGAGGCCTTCTCGAGGGGCGAGGCCCAGTCGGCGCTCGCCGGCTTCGGCGTGCAGATTGCAGTCATCTGGGCCGAGTCCGTGCTCCTCGAGGGACGGGGGCCAGACGCCGCGCTGGCCGCGGTGGCTCCCTGGGCCGAGATGCTGCGGACGCGCCTCGACACCGACATCATCGCCGCCGCCCAGCTCGCCGAGCTCGCGGTGCTCGAGGTACAGGCCGCGGTGCTGGCGGGACGGGAGCCCGGGCCTGAGCTCGCCCGGGCCGGGCCGCTGCTCGAGAAGGTGGTGAAGGCCGGGGTCTACCCAGCGATGCGGGGCCGGATGGCGGAGGTCGAGCTGCACCGCGCGGCGTGGCTGGCCGGCCGCGGCCTCGACCCCCTCCCGGCCCTCACCGCCGCCGACCGGTACGCGCAGCTCATGAAGGCGGAGGATGCGAGCAGCCCCGACGGCTGGCGCCTCGAGACGGAGGTCGTGCTCGCGCGGCCCTCGCCGCTGGCCGCCGACCTCGCCCGGGCGCGCGCCGCCATCGACAAGGCCCTGACCTTCATGCCGAAAGACGCGCGCCTCCTCGCCCTCCGCGGCCACGTGCTCGCCGCGTCGGGGGACCTCGCGGGCGCACGCGCCACACTCGAGCAGGCCCGGAAGCGGAACGGCCGCCTGGCGTGGGTCAAGTCGCTGCAGGCCAGGTTGCATTAG
- a CDS encoding NAD-dependent epimerase/dehydratase family protein: MSSSRRKFLQYSLAGASLLALGPEALAASGNKGAAPKKGPKKKILILGGTGFLGPAVVQAAQARGHTLTLFNRGKTRPELFPNVEKLRGDRDPNKDEGLKALKGRKFDAVVDTSGYYPRIVKASAELLAPNVKQYLFISSVSAYASDKTPHEDESGPTATMADPTLETMGKEYEFYGALKRLCEEAAEAALPGRVANVRPGYIVGPEDRSDRFTYWPVRFDKGGEMLAPGTPDDPLQIIDVRDLAEWLVLLIEGNTNGVFNAVGPGQAWTMGAMLDTCRQVSGKDTKLTWIPADWLEKQGETGDMRLPIYMPPAGNSAGTHLRSNAKAVKTGLKFRPVDVTVRDTLAYFKGLPEERRGKMRAGLPPEREAELLALWAKAKDGKAAPATPATPVAPAASGKGG; this comes from the coding sequence ATGTCCTCGTCTCGCAGGAAGTTCCTGCAGTACTCCCTCGCGGGCGCGTCCCTGCTCGCGCTCGGTCCCGAAGCCCTCGCCGCGTCCGGCAACAAGGGGGCTGCCCCGAAGAAGGGGCCGAAGAAGAAGATCCTCATCCTCGGGGGCACCGGCTTCCTGGGCCCCGCCGTGGTGCAGGCGGCGCAGGCGCGCGGGCACACGCTGACGCTGTTCAACCGCGGCAAGACGCGCCCGGAGTTGTTCCCCAACGTGGAGAAGCTGCGCGGGGACCGAGACCCGAACAAGGACGAAGGGCTCAAGGCGCTCAAGGGCCGCAAGTTCGACGCGGTGGTGGACACGTCCGGCTACTACCCGCGCATCGTCAAGGCCTCCGCCGAGCTGCTCGCGCCCAACGTGAAGCAGTACCTCTTCATCTCCAGCGTCTCCGCGTACGCCAGCGACAAGACGCCCCACGAGGACGAGAGCGGCCCCACCGCGACGATGGCCGACCCCACGCTGGAGACGATGGGCAAGGAGTACGAGTTCTACGGTGCCCTCAAGCGGCTGTGCGAGGAGGCCGCAGAGGCCGCGCTGCCGGGCCGCGTCGCCAACGTCCGTCCGGGCTACATCGTCGGCCCCGAGGACCGCTCGGACCGCTTCACGTACTGGCCGGTGCGCTTCGACAAGGGCGGGGAGATGCTCGCGCCGGGCACGCCCGATGACCCGCTGCAAATCATCGACGTGAGGGACCTCGCAGAGTGGCTGGTGCTGCTCATCGAGGGCAACACGAACGGCGTCTTCAACGCCGTGGGGCCGGGCCAGGCGTGGACGATGGGCGCCATGCTCGATACGTGCCGTCAGGTGTCCGGCAAGGACACGAAGTTGACGTGGATTCCCGCGGACTGGCTGGAGAAGCAGGGCGAGACGGGCGACATGCGCCTCCCCATCTACATGCCGCCGGCGGGCAACTCCGCGGGCACGCACCTGCGCAGCAACGCGAAGGCCGTGAAGACGGGGCTCAAGTTCCGGCCGGTGGACGTCACCGTCCGCGACACGCTGGCGTACTTCAAGGGCCTCCCCGAGGAGCGCCGCGGCAAGATGCGCGCGGGGCTGCCTCCGGAGCGCGAGGCGGAATTGCTCGCGCTGTGGGCGAAGGCGAAGGACGGTAAGGCGGCTCCGGCCACTCCCGCCACGCCGGTGGCTCCGGCGGCTTCCGGCAAGGGCGGGTAG
- a CDS encoding metal-dependent hydrolase — MVPPYDPGRIRPRTHLKFPFDASFPRQWHHHGLGSTHLWNGLNMLFPQGERFFVRSVNHYLDRLEDAPELRAQVKAFFTQEGKHAREHQAYIELLESQGYRLSGYMAAYQRIVWGFLDPYFPPALRLAMTAALEHYTAVMSEQTLTLGVFADGHPAMQRLIEWHAAEEIEHKSVAFDVLRKVAPGYALRVAGLFMGTLSLFGLWLAASVTLLRQEPGLGWGGVLRELWRGHKKDPVLVRVLWKGLKQYLRPSFHPLQNDNLHLARAYLARFDEPGAEAA, encoded by the coding sequence ATGGTCCCCCCGTATGACCCCGGACGCATCCGCCCGCGCACGCATCTCAAGTTCCCCTTCGACGCGAGCTTCCCCCGGCAGTGGCACCACCATGGCCTGGGCTCCACGCACCTGTGGAACGGGCTCAACATGCTCTTCCCCCAGGGCGAGCGCTTCTTCGTCCGCAGCGTCAACCACTACCTGGACCGCCTGGAAGACGCGCCGGAGCTGCGCGCCCAGGTGAAGGCGTTCTTCACCCAGGAAGGCAAACACGCCCGCGAGCACCAGGCGTACATCGAGTTGCTGGAGTCACAGGGCTACAGGCTCTCCGGCTACATGGCGGCGTACCAGCGCATCGTCTGGGGCTTCCTCGACCCGTACTTCCCGCCCGCGCTGCGCCTGGCGATGACGGCCGCGCTGGAGCACTACACCGCGGTGATGAGCGAGCAGACGCTGACGCTGGGCGTGTTCGCGGACGGCCACCCGGCGATGCAGCGGCTCATCGAGTGGCACGCGGCGGAGGAAATCGAGCACAAGTCCGTGGCCTTCGACGTGCTGCGGAAGGTGGCCCCGGGCTACGCGCTGCGCGTGGCGGGCCTGTTCATGGGCACGCTGTCGCTGTTCGGGCTGTGGCTCGCCGCGTCGGTGACGCTGCTGCGGCAGGAGCCCGGGCTGGGCTGGGGCGGAGTGCTGCGCGAGCTGTGGCGGGGACACAAGAAGGACCCGGTGCTCGTGCGCGTGCTGTGGAAGGGGCTGAAGCAGTACCTGCGCCCGTCCTTCCATCCGCTGCAGAACGACAACCTGCACCTCGCGCGGGCGTACCTGGCGCGCTTCGATGAGCCCGGGGCGGAAGCCGCGTAG
- a CDS encoding DUF2079 domain-containing protein — MTPTEAEPGAGRARRVAGALGLALPFIVWGVLVVAPIWLQSAHGCFSHYDLGIYTQALARLSLDDPNPWLSARQIRIFNDHFDPVLWLARPLVEVMSPMWAALVAEAFLVLLSTAPLLWLHVRGRLDRVSTALLCMLLLLSPSTVDAVMFPVHPTTWSMLPFILLGLAFHFRKHALLVASLVLLFACKEEFPYVGIMLAVALWLRGDRRLAMGVALLAVAWLAFVIGVRPRFGPVVDYGERLKRGLQEGLGPFLAERFAPRQLSRVGTLLLLFLPFGIWAWRERLKPDWKWLLVLLPMLGIRFLGMAWRHQYGAPVIAALVVAMVPLLLARRPPAWVLVLTSVLLITTNESNLKQLVRTLASPSTYPSMCPGNEARLASVERAVQFLSTHREGRALLGGNLVTPLASRDEVYAVGSPQPEGRPVYDWVLVEVPPLGNIQPMTPEHIAALIARWRATEGAEIVIDDGHVFLARGRFTDMP, encoded by the coding sequence ATGACCCCGACAGAAGCTGAACCCGGAGCCGGGCGCGCGCGTCGCGTCGCCGGTGCGCTCGGGCTGGCCCTTCCCTTCATCGTGTGGGGCGTGCTCGTCGTGGCGCCCATCTGGCTCCAGTCCGCACACGGCTGCTTCTCCCACTACGACCTGGGCATCTACACCCAGGCGCTGGCGCGGCTGTCGCTGGACGACCCGAACCCCTGGCTCAGCGCGCGGCAGATTCGCATCTTCAACGACCACTTCGACCCCGTGCTGTGGCTGGCCCGGCCGCTGGTCGAGGTGATGTCGCCCATGTGGGCCGCGCTCGTGGCGGAGGCCTTCCTGGTGCTGCTCTCCACGGCGCCGCTCCTGTGGCTCCACGTGCGCGGCCGGCTGGACCGCGTGTCCACGGCCCTGCTGTGCATGCTGCTGCTCTTGAGCCCCAGCACGGTGGACGCGGTGATGTTCCCCGTCCACCCCACCACGTGGTCCATGCTGCCGTTCATCCTGCTGGGCCTCGCCTTCCACTTCCGGAAGCACGCGCTGCTGGTGGCGTCGCTGGTGCTGCTGTTCGCGTGCAAGGAGGAGTTCCCCTACGTGGGCATCATGCTCGCGGTGGCGCTGTGGCTGCGCGGGGACCGGCGATTGGCCATGGGCGTCGCGCTGCTGGCGGTGGCGTGGCTCGCCTTCGTCATCGGCGTGCGGCCCCGCTTCGGCCCCGTGGTGGACTACGGCGAGCGGCTCAAGCGCGGCCTGCAGGAGGGGCTCGGTCCGTTCCTCGCCGAGCGCTTCGCGCCGCGCCAGCTCTCTCGCGTGGGCACGCTGCTGCTGCTGTTCCTCCCCTTCGGCATCTGGGCCTGGCGCGAGCGCCTGAAGCCGGACTGGAAGTGGTTGCTGGTGCTGCTGCCCATGCTCGGCATCCGCTTCCTGGGCATGGCGTGGCGCCACCAGTACGGCGCGCCCGTCATCGCCGCGCTGGTGGTGGCGATGGTGCCGCTGCTGCTCGCACGCCGCCCGCCCGCGTGGGTGCTGGTGCTGACGAGCGTGCTGCTCATCACCACCAACGAGTCCAACCTCAAGCAACTGGTCCGCACGCTGGCGTCGCCCTCCACGTACCCGTCCATGTGCCCGGGCAACGAGGCCCGGCTGGCCAGCGTGGAGCGCGCAGTGCAGTTCCTCTCCACGCACCGTGAGGGCAGGGCGCTCCTGGGGGGCAACCTCGTCACGCCGCTGGCCTCGCGCGACGAGGTGTACGCCGTGGGCAGCCCCCAGCCGGAGGGCAGGCCCGTCTACGACTGGGTGCTGGTGGAGGTGCCCCCGCTGGGCAACATCCAGCCCATGACTCCCGAGCACATCGCGGCGCTCATCGCCCGGTGGCGTGCCACGGAGGGTGCCGAAATCGTCATCGACGACGGCCACGTCTTCCTCGCGCGGGGCCGCTTCACCGACATGCCCTGA
- a CDS encoding DUF2378 family protein, whose translation MSNERVIFGNTVDSLYRRTLDADLPPELRARLKALGMDLDAPLLAAYPHPVWVRCLDEVGRTLHPDVPLDEARRRLARRMIEGYAQTLMGAAVLAMARVLGPMRSLSRMTHNFRSGNNFTETRLTTVGPTAADLWFNEPEVTEGFVEGVLEEGLHRIGVQGLTLARDRHGPESCTYRVQWDDPSAR comes from the coding sequence ATGAGCAACGAGCGCGTCATCTTCGGCAACACGGTGGACAGTCTCTACCGCAGGACGCTCGACGCGGACCTGCCGCCGGAGCTGCGCGCGCGGCTGAAGGCGCTGGGCATGGACCTGGACGCGCCGCTGCTCGCGGCCTATCCCCACCCCGTCTGGGTGCGCTGCCTCGACGAGGTGGGCCGCACCCTCCACCCGGACGTGCCGCTCGACGAGGCCCGCCGTCGGCTCGCCCGTCGCATGATTGAGGGCTACGCCCAGACGCTCATGGGCGCCGCCGTGCTCGCCATGGCGCGGGTGCTCGGGCCCATGCGCTCGCTGTCGCGGATGACGCACAACTTCCGCAGCGGCAACAACTTCACCGAGACGCGCCTCACCACCGTCGGCCCCACCGCCGCCGACCTCTGGTTCAACGAGCCCGAAGTCACCGAGGGCTTCGTCGAGGGCGTCCTCGAGGAGGGCCTCCACCGCATCGGCGTGCAGGGCCTCACCCTCGCCCGGGACCGCCACGGCCCCGAGTCCTGCACCTACCGCGTCCAGTGGGACGACCCGTCCGCACGCTGA
- a CDS encoding DUF2383 domain-containing protein, whose product MANIGKDVDALNTFLRGEISAVESYRQALGHVSDDRLRDALEDCQHDHEHRVDELKDRIRKMGGEPAEGSGVWGGFAKLVQGGADVLGEKAAIQALEEGEDHGLNDYQGGLDQVHGEARRFVRMELLPAQKRTHERLSRLKRTLH is encoded by the coding sequence ATGGCGAACATCGGCAAGGATGTCGACGCGCTCAACACCTTCCTTCGAGGGGAAATCTCCGCGGTGGAGTCGTACCGTCAGGCACTGGGGCATGTGTCGGACGACCGGCTCCGGGACGCGCTGGAGGACTGCCAGCACGACCACGAGCACCGGGTGGACGAGCTGAAGGACCGCATCCGGAAGATGGGCGGCGAGCCCGCGGAGGGCTCGGGCGTGTGGGGCGGCTTCGCGAAGCTCGTCCAGGGGGGCGCGGACGTGCTCGGGGAGAAGGCGGCCATCCAGGCCCTGGAGGAAGGTGAGGATCACGGCCTCAACGACTACCAGGGTGGACTGGACCAGGTGCACGGCGAGGCCCGGCGCTTCGTGCGGATGGAGCTGCTACCCGCCCAGAAGCGGACCCACGAGCGGCTCAGCCGCCTGAAGCGCACCCTTCACTGA